The DNA segment GAGCAGAGGTTTTCACAAGTTGATTTTGCTTACCCATCTTTGGAGAGGTGATGCCTGAAGAAGTCATTAGCAGCCAGCTTGATTGCTTTCTCGGGGGTGACCAGGGTCAAATTGACAGCGGCacctgaggaaaaacaaacacacagttagcACTGAAGTCACAATCAAGTTTCCATTCAGcacatgtacaaaaaaagaaaaagaaaacattcccCGCCACTATCTttataacattaaaatgtaataagtcCATTGTATAATCTAAACACAAGACAAATGCTGAATTTAAAGTAGCTTCAGTCATGATGATGGAGGGGGATTACATCAAGATAAAATTACAATATGTTTCAGaaggaaaatgagaaacaagccaaacacaagacaaagagaagaaattaGGAAGGTAATGGATATCCAGAGGAAGATGCAAAGACTATGAAGGACAATGAGTCAGTTTACGATAACAGGGCCCACTTTGTGTGGAGAAAACTTTAAGAAAGGAAATCTGTGTCTATTGAAAGGCTCCAAGATAAGTCAGTTGGTtaatgacaacaacagacaagagGAACACAGAGATGTTAGTGAAAGGACAGACCGAATCCTTTAGACATGGACTGTGTGTGCAGACTTTAGGCGAGCTGAAAACCTCATCTGTTAGGCTGCTGAAATAAACAGCGCCCcagatttattttcaagatCAACCAAAGTCTGTAAAGACACAAATCatagtctaaaaaaaaaaaaaaaaggattcacGACAAGTCGACAGTGAAGAGACAGCCAAGTAGTTATTAAAAAAGTAGTCAGATAACAGAACATACAgatggcaaaacaaaaacatgtgccTATAGTTTTAAATAGAGCAATATTGTAAGAACCATTTAATGATTTGCCTCCAGCGTGGCTGCGCCTTATCGGCTAGCCTTCAATATCCCAGGGGGACCCAAGTCTGtaatatgaaaaacacagatgcaaacaaacagcattcCTCACACAAGCAGAGAcccagactaaaaaaaaaaaaaggtctcaaTTTTCCTCATATTTAACTTAGCCCACAagattgcacttttttttctacaatttTTTACATGCATATACAATTTTATTGATAATAACTGCATGAATGTTATTATAAACACCAGAGCTTAAAGCTGTAAAATCACTTTGCAAGAGAAGACCTTTggctgtctctctttcacaacTATATTTTTAAGTAATTCAAGCTTCCTGTGCACTCAGAATATACCTTATCTGAAGCTTCAGCACCATGTACCCAGTTGTAATCATGTAATTAATGTTTAGGCTACACTACATTAAATCCTCTTCACACATGTTACAGCCTATTGGTTAATATTCAGATGTGTGTAAATCTTACCTCTGTACATTCCAAAGTAACCCTCTGATCGAACTGTCTTGACAAGGCAGTCCATCCTACAAaataagaaagcagaaaatatattAGTATGAACAAAACgaacatttaaatattgtgCAGAAGCTTAATTTTTTAATAGAAAACTGTCAATGCTGGTAATCTTTCACAACCAGTGGAAATGTAGGTGCCCATTGGGTAAATGGATTAGTAAATTTCCACAAGTCACAGACGACCTCATTCATGAGGCGTGAGATCATCACTAAGCATCAAGTGATGAATGATCCTAATTCGACATAACCACCTGACGCCCTgcatgtgtcactgtgtgattAGCAGGAACAGTCCTGGATTATACATGGACATAGTAGGTAGAGAGATTTGGCAAACAGTGTCGCTGTGTCATCTCGTGTACAACAACAGTCCAACTAAAAATACTTACATGCTCTTGTAGACGTGCTGACCGGGTCTCTGATTCTGCAACCTGGTCTTTGCCAAGTCAATGGGGAAGACACAAGTAACCCCAACAATGCCAGCAATACCGCCATTAATGAGCTTGGCTGGGAGGCTGAAATGAGacgacaaagaaaaaaatgtcaacactTAAAAGTGGAAATTAATCTTGTGTGAAAATCGCATTGAGGACCTATAATAAGTGTTAAAATAAGCTAATTCTCTCAGTTTAATAGGACTGTAAAGTCAATATGCCTGGGTTCTCATGTCATTTAGACACCGTAGCCTATTGGAAACAGTGCATCCATATTCATATTATAGATAAAATGATTTTTggttcattaaaaacaaaactggatTCAAATGGAGAGTGAAAATAATCACCAGCTAAGGCTGCAAATAAGAACTGCCTTTATTTGCTGATCAAtataccattttttttttttttaaataaaactatctGTCTATGCAATAACTGTACTTTATGGAGAATGAATGAGAGACTCACCTGATCTGCTGCTGAGACATGATGACTTTGAATTAAGCGAAGAGAGCGAAGTAGAGAAGTAGATTCAAGTGTCCTTCAGTCTAATCAATGAGTAGAGTCCTAGACAGAGATAACGGAAGGAGTTACTTCCTAGTACATGAGCACAGAGTATAAGTACACACAGCTTATCCTTCTCACAGCGGCGGCTTTAGCTTATCTACGCACAACACATGGCCACGTGACCGCCTTGTAATATGAGTAGTAGTAGCAGCCGTGGGCGTGTTCTAACTCGCATAGCGGAACCCCATATAAGGGCATCACCGCCTTTCATACATTCCTGAACGTTATAGATCTGTAtgaaaagttacattaaaaaaggaaaatacaaacactggcGTAAACTGCATTATAAAACGAAGCTTTATAGGATAGTGCCgatgcaaataaataatagtgcaaatataaacactttaaaaaaatatatatctgcaTTGATATGTCAAGTATATTATGTTGCAGACAATTTTAGGTGAATAAAtagtaatattaaaaaaaaggtagaatCATTTCTATACAGATGTGTCTCGTCACGGAGCTGTTAACTCTCAGTTTCATGCATAAGATTAGCAGGCGGGCTTAGCTGAGGACCCCCCATTCAGAACAATACCGTCGTTTAAAGCGAACAAACCGACTTTCACGAACAAGCTACCGACTTTAAAACACGTACTAtgttacttttaaataaatgaaaaagctTGAACTTACCAAAAGATTGTCTTGTAGCGTTTCTTCACGATTGTTTCGAGCTGTTAGCGCTTCCTTCTGACTGCTTCGCCGGTCTCTTCTGCTAATATAGCCCTGACACACTGACTGGAAATTTCCATTCAGCTTCAAGCGGAGGGGTGGATACGCCGGGTACTATCGTTGTATTCCAGCCAATGACGGATTAGCTAGCGCTCATACTCGGCGTTGATTGGCTGACTCTACCTCCCCTTTGTGTGATTGGACGATAGACTCATCAATCAAACTGTTCCACCAATCACAGATGGTTGTGGGTGTATGTTGAAAGAATCCATTGTTACACAGCATTCCTGCAGTATGTACCGctaaaagttaaataatagggttaatgtttaaagtttaaagagatTAGTGAAGTATAGGTGAAAAGGGGGGTCAGGGCACCATTTCCCAAAAGGATCTTAAGGTTAATATGATCTTGGTCACATTGTAAGTCTTTGGGCTAAGGTCATAATGACATTAAGACCACTCTGGTGAGCATATTGGTTACACCAGTGGGATGACATCATTCTAATCTATTCTATTCAGGTGTATACAGATTGCTCCAAGTGGTGACTAGGTTACTAAATATGTTACTGAATACACAATTTGTCATGTgtaggttaacacagggtcaacaatgcAATGTGTTGGACGAGAGGACAGCTCAGCATCATgaacactaataaaaataagctaaagaagttaaatacaataaaaaaacaataacctaaaaacacaaaatataaaatattatatgaaatatatgtatAAGTGTGACAAGGTTGTGCCAAGTATTGTATAGTAACACTATTATTATGACACTACTTCACTAAATTACAAAGTTAACTACTGTAGTATACAGTAGTATACACTGTAGTATATAACAACCATAGCTGCTAGTTCTTTTAAATTTTTAGATGTAgttaatattttacatacaaaatatatCACCACTTTATAAAATATGGTCCATTCTTATAGGCTAATTACCCAACTGTGcttaatgcagcagtaataaCGATAAAATGAACAGAATTTTGTGGATAACGCTTCCAGACATTTTCTAAAGTAGGAGTTTTACTTGTAAATGggtatttttaaattgtgttatGACAATTTTTATATAAAAGAATCTGAATACTTCTGCCACCACTAGCTGATCTTGACTTCTTCATGCCTtcaacagcagcaggtcagaaaCCTAACTTCCATCCGTCTCTCATTGCCCACTTATTCTAAACTGTTGAGATTGTATGCAACCATGTGTATAGGAAGCAGGTTTCGATTAACAAGAGTGAAAACTGTCctagataaataaatgttttttaaaaaaagttttaatgtaTTAAAACCAACATGGCCTATTTCTTGTCTGTGTTAAACAAGGAACAAAAGGCAGGATATTGAAtttcaacagaaacagaaagtctAGTAGATTCTGTTGGAAAGGTTGTACAATGCCAAGCTGAGCTGCAATTGCAGGGTTTATGCCAAAGACAAGAGGTTATGTTCATGGTTCATCTGAAATGTTTATGTCAAGTTCCAAGCAAGGGTGTGTCTTTTGCTGCTTATATATAACTGAGGCTAAAATGTTGCATAACAGTGTAGTATGTATGATATGCAAGTCAAATACAGTACTCAGCTTTACATCGGCAGCATCTGACCTACAGGACTAAGTCATCTATTGTATTTGATCTTTTCTATTTAACTGTCTGAACATTTAGTCATCCAGTTATCTTGAAATAATGAAATCTAATCAGGCAAGGCGCAACATAACAAGAACTCCCCAGGGCTTAAGTGAACATGTCTGTTTTGTAACTTGTCTTTGGATAAACATTGACAGTACTGATATGTATTATCTTggtttattttgcattttttattttgttattatgaaACTACTATATGTGTTACAAACATACTTTTGtctctccatttttttcttGGGTATGTGTAATTGAGCAATTAtgacaaactaaaacaagctaaattaTAAAGGCATTAGGAATTATAATGTCAATTTGTTATGTAAGCTTAAAGGCACAGTTACAGTTAGGCCTGCTGgtatgctagcagctctgttgCTGTACTCAGGCACAGTGGTCCTGGGAACAAAACACACTTAGTTTAACATGCTGTCATTTGCTAAGTAACAGTGAAGATGAAGCACAGCTGCAGATGCTgagaatgtcattagttttgcaggtatttgatcATACACCAAAGAATCCAGTATATCTCTAACAAATTTCATAATAATCCATCCAACGGTTGTTGAGACATGCCACTAGAAACAAGAACATCAACCTGAAAGTGACACTGAGAAATGAAGGATGGCCAAGTTTCATGTTCGTGCTGAATTTAATCTCAATCCTCCCATGGCAacaacatttctcacattttttccAGTCggataaacacaacacaaacaaaagtgttttggtttgtctgaATGAAAGAGTGGTCGGTATGTGGACCTCATAGCTGGTTCTCTTGGAGTGCTGATGGAAGCAAATTCCATTTCATCCACTGCTTTATCCATTTGGGCATTAGGGTTTTCAAAACACCACCACACGGAGAATTTTAGCTAGGCAATTCAAACCATTGTACCATAACAGTCAGATGATCTTTGAGTCATATCAggtcaactgttttttttaaaaagtatgcaACATAATAAACCTTCCAGTTATGTGAATTTATAATGCTGTGCTACACCTTATAGATCATTGTaatgtactatatatatactacTGAAGTAACTAAAATGACAGTATGGCACAATCTGTCTAATAAAATTAACCACATTTTCAACAGATATGAGTCGAAGGAAaagaagcagcacagaaaaataaaaaaggactaCAAATCCCAGAGTGGATACAATACACCACCATTTTGTCAGCTGACTGTTAAACTGCAAGGTTAAACTGAGGGTTGCGGGAAGTTGTACAAGCTTCCGCAAGGGTGTTGTTAGTGTTAAACTGTCTAACTATTTTTTCGACCAACAGGATTTCACTGTGTGTTCCATTTCTCCCCTCAAGGCTGCTTCAAGATTTGTAATTAAATGGAACAGAGGCAGAACCTGGGAATAATATCACTCCTATGATGCTTCTTGATAGTGACACTATCTCTTTCTGTAAGAGGATAATTCTTCTTGTCCACCGTGCAAACCAACTCTCAGTTCTATTTGATGTTTTAGACCCATGGGGCTCAGTTACATACAATAACTGTCTGAGCCAATGTTTTTCATCAACACAGacactttaatattaaaaactCATATGGAGATGAGAGAGCAATATTACAGAGTTCCACATGATGGACTTGTCATACTCTGACCCACTCTGAACTGCTGAGCTATTAATAAACTCCAGCTGTCTTCCCAGATTCCCTTTGTGAATGGGAAACTAAATACATAAACTCTGCTCTGGCTGTGATAAAATGActcaacagtttaaaaaaaagatcagtttAAATGTAGTGCTCTGCGTGCACTGTGCCTAATCTCTGTAGTCCGAGCTCTTTACTGATAATCCATTTAATTAGAGGCGTGTCAACAATCATGTGCCTTCCAGAATGACTCCTGAGGCAAATATAGTATCCTGAGGTGAAATTTTTTGAGTGTCATGGTCTCGTGTTTGTTATGTGGTAAACAGAATAGTCCGGCATAGGATGTCATCAACGTACAGTAAGCACCATTTAGTCAGAGACCTTTTTAGAGACTTCAGCTTTAATTGCGTTTCATTCATAATATCCCTTTCAGAGTGAACGTAATAAGTCTGAAAGTCACAATCATACGAGTGTACAGGAGGATACATAATGAAGCTAACAGAAATATGCCCCCAGATCAACCCCCCTGTTGTAAACAGAGAAGGAGAGCTTCAGCACGGACAGGTTGAGCAACAAAAGCACAATAAAGCCAGCTGGTACAATAAGTAACAGTACAAACAGTGCAGATATCACCATCTATCACAAGACAAAACATTCTCAAAACATTATTGAATCATGCAGTTTGAGCTTAGTCGTTTTGACAAGAAAAGACAACCTGAAAAAAACCACTTCAACAAGAAAAATCAGAAAGGGATCATGTAGTTGCTTTGGCCAGGATATGGGTAGAGTCGTTTGACTGGTTTGGTACACCTAGCACCATCCACACCGGCCCTGTGTGCGCACTCATCACTATCAGTCCTGCAGGCACCACAGTGACAGCTGAGAGCCACAGGGTAGGTGAAGACAGGGTTGGAGTCGATGGGACAGCCAGGGAGTATGGCTGTCCGGTATTCCACCTTGTCATAGGTGCAGCCTCTCTGGATAAGGAAGCGTCGGCCGACTATATCCCTCATGTTGCTGTCCTGCTcatcatacacaaacacatgaatggaTCAATGCCTGAGAATGCAATACTTTAAGTAGGGTGCTCGTTTTCAGCTGAAAATGTGGTAAAAAGGCTCCGAATAGTTAGATGTTTATGTGAGTTACTTAAGGTTGAACACAGCTATgaacttttcaataaatgttgctCATGTTGTAGTTCATGTTACAGCAAAGTTTTGGGCAGATTTGAGACATTTTCAAAGTTACCAAGAGTTGAATGCTACTTTTTAGCCATTCGGAATTGAGAATGTTAATTGGTCATGGTATAAACTATGTTTTTACCTTAAAGGACATGCAGTACTTACTCTTGAGTAGCAAAATCCCATGCATATGGTTGTGTTGATGGCAACACAGAAGTCACACTCTGGCCTCTCCACATACAAGCTGAAGTCAGTGGGTAAACACATGGGAACAGCTGGACTGAACATCAGAAAAAGGAGCCAGCAGGTGAACACTGCAGTCTCCATGTTTTTTCCAATAACTTTGGAGCCTGCGTGgaaagataaaaagacaaattgacACCAGAtaacagaaatgatcagaaagtTTTGTATCTTAAATATGTTTGTTCCCCTCTGCATGTGAGTCACCTGCTCAAGAGTTGCCGGTGCCTGCAGGTCTAATGATGCTGTCTGAACATCCCAGATGACCAGTATTTATATGAACATTATATAATCCATCTTTATCCAAACTAGACGTTATCTTCTATCAGTGACGGAAAGGAAAAATTGAACTTTTGGTCCATTATGTGAatgacatgcattaatgattCATCCTTCATGAACAAACCAAGGTCATTTATGCAGTGGATTCTGCAGTAGATGAAAATCTCTGGGCGATACAATCTGATTCTGTCCAAAGTAGTGAAAATAGTGTCCACTAGATGTCACAAAGTGACCAAAGCTTCATTTCTGCTTGAAAACTTCACCTTaagtctctttctgtttcttatttGAAGAAAATGCACCTCTTGAAATAGGAAATCATTCAAAGCACTTACTGAATATGCATGTCCAAATGATGCTTGTACAATGTGGTTACATCTATACCATTGAGCAATGTACACAAGTCAATTTACAAGCTGTCACTGTCCGAACATGTACCAAACCTATGCAGAAATCGTTCTGAGGACGTTTAGCTAATCTGCTCTGATAGTAAGTCAATAAAAACTGCTACAGTattgttctttaaaaaacaaatccttcacactgacaAGTCGGTACCTTGACTTAAAAAGCCTGACAGCCTAGTCGTTATCTATATTTAAGTTTAATGATTGTCAAGGTTAGCCAAAGTCTCTCTGACACATTCAGTAACAATAGTAAAGCACATGATTGTTTGTAATAACAGTGTTGTGCTTGCTTTTAGCtcctatttttgtattttgcaataacattttgaatttctCTTGGCAGTCCTGTCACTGTGTCATAAATTGGCCGATCTCACAAATACACATCTAATAACTGTTATTTCATACAATTCACAGGGCTAACTGGCTGCATGTTTGGCCCTTCTCCAgtattgaaaataaaacaatgcagcACAGTAAAAAACGGTATAATTAAGTTCAATGTCCATCCTTCATTCATGAGTTCTGACTCATCTATATAAACATTAACACTAAGTGCCATTTTACATTAACTCACTGAATGCTGATGCTCTCCCCACAAGTAACTTGAATGTAATCAatcaagtattttatttattaacttaaAAATACATGAAGAGGTAATCACCGACATAAAGCTCCCTGTCAGCAGCTATTTCTTTCTCATctgcaatattttttattgctgttgtcacattttcccctgatgtctgtttttttagtttacaTCACTGGACTGATAAGCAAAGATATATCCAAATGTGCTAGGTAAAGCAACAGTAATCACATGTGGCTGTGCAACACATATGACAGCAGAAATTAAGATCCAGTGGAAATTCATCAAATAACCAACACCTACTGAGTAACCTGGAGTATAAAGACTCCTCCAAGACGTGTCACTATGTCACTTCATTATATAATGAATGGAGATATTTTGACAGCAGAAGGTCAGAGCACAGCATCAAACCAACAGGAAAACCACATTTTACGATCACGATATTATGGCTGACTACTGCATGTCCTTGATGGATTATTAACCAAAGTGAACTAATCTTTACAGCCTGTTGAAAGAATCAGAGTAGACCAGACCTCCTGAGGAGATGTAGCTGAAGTATCTCATTGTTGTACATTCAGTTGGAGTTGATTGTTGGGAAGACAAGAGAGGACTAAAACCttaaactttctgtttttttccctatTCTTTGTTGAAGGGAAGTGCAGCTGATTTAAATACGTCTAACAGGTGACAGAGTCCGAAAGCATTGAAAAGTATTTTTCAAGCTGTCTTTAGTGTGCATGTTTGCTCTCTGTATTGGTATATGTGATTATTTCTGGATAATTTAGATGGAAGAACATTAACTTAAAATCCTTCTGAATCTAAGCAAGATCAGAGAGAAGTGTTGGTAAAAGGAAGCTTCTTGTGCTGAACTAACCATGGCTGGTACAGGTGGTCCTGTGGCCACTTTCTCTGTGTGGGATTATGTGGTGTTTGCTGGAACTATCTTGGCATCAGCCGCCATCGGCCTTTTCCAGGCCATCCGAGGCCGTAAGGAGACCAGCAGCAATGAATTTCTGCTGGGTGGACGTCAAATGACAGCTGTGCCTGTTGCCATGTCGCTCACTGCCAGCTTCATGTCTGGCATCACAGTCATTGGCACACCTACAGAGGCCTACCGGTTTGGAGCCGCCTTTTGGCTCTTTGGTTTTTCCTATGCCATCATGTCAGTCATCACTGCTGAGATCTTTGTCCCGCTTTTCTATAGACTGGGGATCACCAGCGCCTATGAGGTAAGAAAATCATAAGCACAGACTGTTACATATCATAATGGTACACATGCTGGGTGACGAATGAAGTAGGAAATAACTAAGATCAATAAAGTCAGCATGCTGTATTAGAAAGAATGCAACTGCTCTAAAAGTATTTCCTTCAAAGGCAGGTGGATATTTaagataaaaactgaaaaagaaaaaataaaagaaacaatctgCTTTAACATTTTGTAAACCTGGATGTATATACTAAACCACTGTGTTTCATTTCTAGTACCTGGGACTGCGCTTCAGCCAGCACATTCGGATAATTGGGACCTCAATGTACATCGTACAGACGGTAACtaaacatgattttattgaaaaagaggaatattcaattatttttcctctttaggtaattaaaaacaaaagtgggaaaacatgaataatggaACAAACATCCATAATTAACTAACTAagctttttctctgtttgatttatttatgtaatttcaAGATTACTATGAATCACATGCTTGTTGTGTTTCCACTTAATCAGCTAATGGTGACCTTTTTTGTCAGGCCTTGTACACCGGTTTGGTCATCTATGCTCCAGCTCTGGCACTAAATCAAAGTAAGTCGATACAAAAAGTActttatatgatatatgatcCTCCACAAGTACCTGTTATTGTTTGGgacctttcttctttttcacctGTCACAAACTTACCCATCTCCTTCTTCTGGACAGTAAACTTCTGGACAGACAATGATTTTTGTAGCCTGTAACTTAGTAAACTGCAACTGCAACCTGTTGATATAGCATTCTGTCGGATCTCTctacaattatttattttgacctgATAACAGAGTTTATATATTGATAATGGAGTTACATACATAAGATACAGATGTCGCTTTCTGTGGTGTTTATCTTAAACATGTCCACCCTAAAAACAAAAGTggtgaacatgtgtgtttttgattgaaATAGAAGGAAAATTCATTGTAAGTACCAAATTATTAAGATAAATGCAAAATGTCAGATGTTATGGAGATTCAGTCACATGATGTTGTGTCTTTAGATTATTGTGAGTATATAAATCATAATAGAGCTTTTCTGTTATTAGTCACAGGACTTGATCTATGGGGAGTGCTGGTGGCTACAGGAGTGGTGTGCATCATCTACTGCACTTTGGTTGGTACTGCGCAAGTCAAAAAGTATCATATATTGTATTGAATTAATGATctgcagagcaaacaaaaaGTGCCCAATGCAATTATGcaatta comes from the Larimichthys crocea isolate SSNF chromosome VI, L_crocea_2.0, whole genome shotgun sequence genome and includes:
- the tshba gene encoding thyroid stimulating hormone subunit beta a, with translation METAVFTCWLLFLMFSPAVPMCLPTDFSLYVERPECDFCVAINTTICMGFCYSRDSNMRDIVGRRFLIQRGCTYDKVEYRTAILPGCPIDSNPVFTYPVALSCHCGACRTDSDECAHRAGVDGARCTKPVKRLYPYPGQSNYMIPF